One Cucurbita pepo subsp. pepo cultivar mu-cu-16 chromosome LG11, ASM280686v2, whole genome shotgun sequence DNA window includes the following coding sequences:
- the LOC111804969 gene encoding probable prefoldin subunit 4 gives MQQGGGSESEVTWEDQQNINKFSRLNNRFHELEDEIRTAKETNDNLEDASNELILSDEDVIRFHIGEVFAHVPREEVEGRLEEMKEENVKNLEKLEEEKDSIVAQMAELKKILYGKFKDSINLEDD, from the exons ATGCAGCAG GGCGGAGGATCTGAATCGGAGGTCACATGGGAGGACCAacagaatattaataaatttagtagGTTGAACAATCGGTTCCATGAGCTTGAGGATGAGATTAGAACAGCGAAG GAAACAAATGATAATCTAGAGGATGCAAGTAATGAGTTGATTCTCAGTGATGAAGACGTGATTCGTTTTCATATTGGGGAAGTTTTTGCTCATGTACCAAGGGAAGAAGTAGAAGGCAGGTtggaagaaatgaaagaggaGAATGTTAAGAACTTGGAGAAACTCGAGGAAGAAAAGGATTCTATCGTGGCCCAGATGGCTGAGTTGAAGAAAATTCTgtatggaaagttcaaagactCCATCAATCTAGAGGATGATTAA